A single window of Thermogemmata fonticola DNA harbors:
- a CDS encoding leucine-rich repeat domain-containing protein: MAQSPYLQNLTTLDVRDNEIGEAGREALRNSPYLRRCEIRL, translated from the coding sequence TTGGCCCAGTCGCCCTATCTCCAGAACCTCACCACGCTGGACGTGAGGGACAACGAGATTGGCGAGGCGGGGCGAGAGGCGCTGCGGAACTCGCCGTATTTGCGGCGGTGCGAGATACGTTTGTGA